GACCGCAAAGGTGCAGCGCGTTTTATAAAGACTTCTTTCTGACGTGTTCAAATTCGTTCCTCCTTCCCACAaagcactttacttcaaacttttgtgcacgaatggttccgcccccgctctttacgggcttccaaaggtgcacaaacctggtatgcagatgcggcccatcgtagactacagtcgttctcctcttcacagtttatccagctaccttcaccggatcctcaggccacttgtcggtctcggctcaacacacgtacgcaactcgactgacttcatcaagaaggtaagcgacgtatcaccggacgatgacgagtacatggtttcgtttgacgtcaagtcgcttttcacatgcgttcccgttgacctcgccgtacaagtgtgttctgctgcccttgaagctgacaattgtttaccacaaaggacccccatcgaaattccagatctccgcaggctcttacagttctgcttggacaacacttatttcgtcttccaaggctctttttaccgacaacttcagggcacaccaatgggcgcctctatctcagtgactgtcgcgaatctgactatggaatttgttgagcgccgtgcccttgaaacatccccatcaccgccaagaatctttcttagatatgtagatgactgcttctccctcattcggaaagatgatttgctggccttttcgtcccatttaaattccattgaagaagcgattgatttcaccgtcgaagaagaaattaatggcgcgttgcccttcctggacgtattggtaaaacgaaacagtggaaagctatcattcagcgtctacaggaaacccacccaccccggaagataccttaacttcaaatctgtgcacccggctaatcaaaagaaatctgttgccacaaccttgtccAAACGCgctgaacgcatatgcagttttcctgaagatcgggcactcgactttggtactgtacggcaagaactcgcgcgaaacgagtacccagctgcttttgtggcatccgctgaaaagcagttatcttgcccgacacgtgaatatccagtgttgtcccctctgaaacgtgccgctgttccctacacacctggaataagcgaagccttggcgcgtattctgcgcacattccaagttcacgttgcccatgtccccacaaggaaacttcggcatgcgctggttaacgtcaaagacgttctccacaaagaaaagtaccctggcgttgtttacagcgtcccctgctctgattgtgacagcgtctacatcggcgagactggtggttttaatagacgcctaaaagaacattgtaatgacgttcaaaacaaaaaagtgaactctaatgctatcgcggaacactccgtatcaactggccacgatattgactggggcacacgtgctggcaactgaaaagaatctgtaccgtcgccttcacctcgaatcattattcattcaaacgactaatcgcaccctcaatcgcaacactggaaatctaactcctgtatacgcacgctccctgcgccctcttttcaaacgtatttaatcctgttgcactttctaatccttctcattgtgaacaaggctcccgtacgggagccgaaacgtcattttgttgttttttgtttctttactttTAGTCGGCGTCATCCTTTTATGTTTTACTATAATTAAGTGCAGAGAAAAGACTCTTagcatgtttttttctgcaaAGACTCACAAAGAGGAGGTTCCGTTCCGGTGTATTGTTAGTGAGCGCTACACTTACCAAAGGCTTATTAGGCAATACCTGTTAAGGCATTTAAACTCGCTTGTCGTTGATGATCCCTTCGGTACGAAGAACTCGACGGAAATTATAGCTTTCTTTCAATCCTGCAAAGGCATTGGAAACATGTTTTCGGTAGATGCCAAGGACCTGTTCTATTCCATTCCACACAAAGAGTTGTTCTCAGCTGTTCAGTCTTGCATTGAAAAAAGGTGTGTTGTTTCAAAATTCAGCGCGTATCTCAATGGagagttttctttctttgttggaATTCTACCTTAGTGTTACTGTGGTCGAGTTTGACAATCACGTGTGCATACAGAAGAAAGGAATTTGTAATGGGTCTTGTGTAGCGCCAGTGTTAAGTAATAATTTTCTCGCAGCAGTTGACAAAAATCTGGACGATAGGTTCGACAAGAGCAAAGTTTTAAAGGTTTTCAGTTATGTCGACGATTTTTTAGTTGTGTTAGCCAAGCAAGACGCACCAGCTTATAGAGCCACTGTAAATGAAATTCTAGATACATTTAATGAACTGAGCCATGGTTTGGAATTCACTTGTGAATTTCCTCAGAACAACAAGTTACCGTTTTTGGACTTGGAACTATCCTTGGTACGAGATAGATACTGTTGGATGTACAAGCCTCGAAGTCAAAAAGAGCTGTTGTCAGCTGTTGtcgagtcagctcactcaaaaaCAGTTAAACGAGCCATAGCCACATCCGGATTAGGATCTGCACTAACAAAATCATGCGAGCATTGCATGCAAGAGAGCTTCCAACTGCAGACCGCACGGTTACTGCAGGAAGGTTTTCCGCAGACTGTGATTTCGACAGTGACTGAAACTCTGCTTCAAAAATTTAACGACAAGGTGATGAAAGTTACTCAGGAAAGCAATAGGAGGGTGAGGCCAGCCGTTATCCCGTATTCCCACCGGGTAGCATataatttgaaaaaggttgcgaataaatatgagattcccgtagtcttttctgccccttgcaagctagcTACGTTGTGTCACGGGATAAATAACGAAAAGCCGAGACAGCAAACCTGTGGCGTAAAGCATGCCAACATGTTCGTCAGGTGTAGGGTAGGGGTGATTTACCAGATACCGCTTACATGCGACAAAGCTTATATTGGACAAACTGGAAGGTGCTTGAAGGAACGTATAAGGGAACATGAGCGCTCACTTGAAAAAGGCACTGGCTCTAATCTAGCGCTTCATTGCAAGGAGTGTAAATGCATGCCTCGTTTACGCGAAACTGTAGTTCTTGATAGGAGTAAAGACAGTGTAGCCCGGGAATtgaaggaagctttctttataaaaagaaagggcttggaatgtgtaagtgacgcgtctaaatccttgtacggaagtgaacttgcctttttggaacaacattgcaaaaatttttattgttaactACGCGTGTTTCAATCGTTGAGTGTCACTGTTGCATCGGTTTTTTTGTTTAGGTCTGTGAATTTTTTAGCCTTACGTTGCTACATtctgtcaatttttattcttcCCACAAGTCCATTTCATCagtttttatcggttttacccttattatctgctatggatgttttatcggtttttatggctctttacaccttgtgacattaactgtttaagtcaacatgtagtttttgttaccatccctttcagtttctgcggacttttagccttttcaccctgttgtggttttatcgcttttatggctctttacaccatgtgacattaactgtgtatagtcattgagtgtagtttcctttttgttaccaccccttttgagattcagttcacggttggctttatcaccttgttttgttttttatcgctttttggctctttgcatcatgtcacgttgactgcatctgactatatttgccactgccttcctatatattgcgcgagtttcgctcaataaattcagttgtcagtcagcgctctttcctgtcacttcctcgtttcgccttccggcttcttgtttagcgctgttttcactattgtcagaatggaccaactagcccagcaaaaagttctgctaAATTACCTTTCTTATACAGTGGGCCCTTCGTTATGTGTTTCTTCTCATACGGCACAACTGGATGCCCTCGTCAACAACATCACATGGTCAACATGCCGGGCCAGGTACATCACGTTCTGTttgaagaaggaaggaaggaaggaaggaaggcctcagacgttgctggcacatacccactacgggggagtggccaagacataggcggttaattactggatacaggaaagttttgacgggaaaaggagtggtaatagtatgtagtctgagggattggaagagggaaggaaaggggcccagttaacttggagatcaaagtcgggacaattgcttaatgtgcataatagtatacaatgcctgtaatgttgcaatgtcgtacttaTTGAGGGCGGGAaacagaaattagaatgggagtcactgcgtttcttgaagaaaattttgcacagcagagcgcacactcctgtcgcttcgtccaagcaaagaagcgccaatggaaagaacaaccgcggaagacacaggcaagcccagttgatgaaatggaatctgcaaaatactcttcctcaaatgagaaaagcggcggcagaacagcaggaaatgatctattgtctcaggttcggcacaaaaagggcacagtggggaagctgccaggccagatctgtgaaggtagaaatttagaaggggaacccggcaacgcaagcgcgtgaaagagacctctagtctgcgtgagcgccagtctttgctactccaaggatgcagaagatgctgatattcgggagatgatgtaagagccgaggcagcaaattcctgaaataatgtgtagctgcgaaacctcaccgcagctgtatatgcacacgatggtaggacagcaacaattgggccgctgagagaggctcttgctaaggaatctgcaacctcatttaagtgaaagcccatgtgaccgggtacccaaagcaaccttaccgaatttagatggagcggaatcaggaacttaaagaggcgtaatggccgagagtcagtgggtgaggataaggaagagcaaatggacagagagcctgtcataaccacgacctgggaaattgtagattctaattttcgtaaggctaaaaTTACTGCTAAtatttcagccagaaaaattggagtgaagtcaggaagacggagagaaaaagaccaatccagtgaaggcgaaaaaattcccacacctgccttttcacgatcctgcgaggcatcggtagcaataagaacatgagagggaaaggaccttaggtggtcctgcaatagaccctgaagaagcgggaagggctgcagctttgcattcgatgagaaaatatcatcgaattcaatctggacagatgaggagttgttatatatttggcggacatctgtgaaatgaatatttatgcgatcaaggagggactgcacgtaacatatctgcggggtatgaaatcgagaccaggcagcactaaaaaaggcggaaggttgactaagaaatattatactggaagcgtgaataggtgagtcgcacaattttaaaaatgtttgaactgttaaaaggcgaaacctagctgataacgaaggcattcgcgcctctaggtgcagaacagcattggcgacatattttggaagccccagacaaaggcgcaacgcctcacgctccaaaagcacaagagggcgaagtttataggcaggagctcctgagaataaaacacacccgaactccaaaaatGGGCGGGCGTACAtcttataaatcatcagaagcgtatgccttctcatgcctgacctagcactacaaagcctgcgcaggatgccaatggcccgaactccttttgcagaaacttgctcaatgtgtggccgccaggagagagtagagtcgtatattacaccgagatacttcacagtctgaacttgaggtattatgttatttctatagaccaggcagatatttactggaacagaaactggaaatactaacaatgtgcatttcttcacattaagggacagatgaattcttcctagccagttgtcaagaacattgaggtaattttgtagggtttgataaagagtgtgaatgtcacttgctgatgcaaaaaatgcaatatcgtcggcgtacacataagttttcacattttgaatgcatgtaattgagcttagaaaaatgttaaaaagaacaggtgagagaactgatccttgcggaacgcctcttgtctgtggaaatctccttgaggaaacaccattttggcagcagtaaaattctctattttccaaaaacacagaaatccaggctacaaaatagcttgggaagttgagttcctgtaatcttagtaatagagtcgagtgctccacgctgccgtatgctttactgacatccaaggtgacaagcgcagcaaacttttttctattgcgagctaatttaatacgactctcaaggtcagtatgagcacaccaaattgaacaacccggcctgaaaccaatttggcatggattcaatacagcattttctgaaatgaatgacatgacacggctgagaaggaccctttccaccaatttcacaaggttcgaaaTAGGGcctatattgtctaaagttaagccctccccttgcttttttagcaatggaactatttcagcaagacgccactcatgcggtatccaaggacctttaatagaatggttaattagagccaacaggtctgcaagagattcattgaacaatattttgttcatagatgaagtgaccctatcggggccaggagccgcgggggataagcgcagaacaatttgcgacagctcaggcatagagacctcagtgaaatcacttgaggtgcatgtgaatatagtaggagaaggtaaagcagatgtaaagcgaagatctaggccacacgcaatatcctctaaggcctttgcgatgtcagcaggggactgaacaacttattcaatgttggcagccggaggaatcaccttgttgcgcctcatgaaattaaataaagctcgtttgtttcctgattgggaaaggaaatcataatgatttgtattatactcctcctttgcacgggcgacagtgcgcttaaaggttgctgcaacatacttataatccagccaattttttgggcattgattgatgagaagtttcttccaagctgcttttcgtcgtctatatgcacgcgtgcactcagcattccaccaattgttcgcgattgcaccctttgtgctcttaatcaaaaattcagacttttgccttgcatggtccagtaccgagcatagatgtgcagccttgctttcggcacttctctgagcgcgagtgtctgaagtgatttggagggctgattttagcgtgtctttaaagcaattgtaatttattaacgtgcgcttgtgtcgctcaggaagagttaatttacacgcaaacttgaaactaatcggtagatgatcactgtttgttgcacagtcaacaggcgcccaagacataacagagactcctggggaggaaaaagttaaatccaaggcagagcggcattgactgcgaacaaacgtaggcaatccggaattgttgcagatcaagttattgccagaagcccaatcaaatagcatagaaccaaagctgtctgttttaaacccccaagtcacatggtgcgaattgaagtcgccaagtaatagaacctgagatcggctactagacataagtgagtcaaggggccgagtgtcacgcacaccagaagggaaatatgcattagctaccgtaaagggctgttgacctgggacagtAAGGtaaaccgcaaggatttcacatttattgtccgcatattgaaaagaaatgcatgccctgtggcaaaactttgtaggtTTGAAGAAGGGATTGGTACCCTTTGACCTCAACGTCCTCTTCGGTGCAGTGCGGCCTTCTTTTGGCCACGTCAAGAGGATATGTAGAATTCTACGATCTGAGCTGTGGAGGCAAGTAAGACTCTTTTACGACTGTTTGCGTGTCGCCTGCTACAGCCAACATCCTGATTGGGTCGCCGAGAAGAATTTTCGCGAATATAAACGGCGTGCAGCTCAGGCTTTGGAGTTCCGGTGGTGCCACATCTTGAACCACATACCTAGGGCTTCTAGCATGAAACAGAGAGGCGGATTCGTGTAGGTGCTGGGGCATGTTCAAGTCACAGACGAAGTCAACAGGGTTCTTGTGAAAGGACCGAAGTTCAGCCTTGAGCCCACGGTTAGGGCACACGAGCACCTGTCACTGAATAGGTGTATCGCTGGAAAAGCGTCCCCGGAGAATCGTGAGCGCTGCTTGCTGGACGGAGTGGATGCTTTGTCAAGAACACTATCGAAGAAATCCCCAAGCGACCGGTCCGGAATAAAcaccgtcgtcacttttttcaatGATAGACATCTGCGGTTCCTGCAATCAGACAAGGAAGGAGGGTTTGTCGTGGTGCCGCCCGGAATCTACAGAGAAAAGATCCGCTGTGCGGTGGAAAAGAACTGCACTCAGAAGAGCCTCAAGCCGAGTAAAGTGAAATCGCGAGCTGTCGCCCTCTGCAATAACTTGGAACTGGTGCAGTTGGCAAACACTATAAGTAAGTGCAGAGAAAAGACTCTTagcatgtttttttctgcaaAGACTCACAAAGAATAGGTTCCGTTCCGGTGTACTGTTAGTGAGCTCTACACTTACCAAAGGCTTATTAGCCAATACCTGTTAAGACATTTAAACTCGCTTGTCGTTGATGATCCCTTCGGTACGAAGAACTCGACGGAAATTATAGCTTTCTTTCAATCCTGCAAAGGCATTGGAAACATGTTTTCGGTAGATGCCAAGGACCTGTTCTATTCTATTCCACACAAAGAGTTGTTCTCAgctgttcaatcaatcaatcaatcactttatttcagcttcttttacaaaactgagggtggcaagaaaaaagcagtcatTACGACCGCTTGACAAGCCTCGCCACCCCTACAAAGAGGCAGTTTGGTAGCTACTGTGATGGTTACATACACTTGTAACAACGCAAAggtacatggaaagacaaggcgtgtaaaatacatgctcaaaaggaaatattttttttttgaatacgtgcataaaaagaaacttttttttttcaaatacatgcatgaaaggaaactttttttttattagcatggACAAGTAGTATTTCCGCACAACAGAATAAAGGTTTTACACAAAATTTACAGTTCAATGCAATAGAGTTTTATACATGGGTACACATACTGTGGCACCTAGCTTGAAAACACATTTCGAATAGCCGAGACAGACATGCTGTGTAACGTGTCGTAAAATGGCGTGTTCAAGTATTTCGGAAGAATGTATTTTAGTGTGGAAAAGCCATAGTTTGTTCTGCATCGTGGTAATGAATAGATCATACGCTGTCGTGTCACATACGGTGTCCGATGTGGTGTAAGTGTCACAATGCCGGAAAAAAATGCGTCGTCTTCGGCTATTATTTTTTTATAGAACGATGAGAACCTGTAATCGAACATTCTTGTTACGGGTATCATTCTGTATTGCTGGTAGATAGGACGTGTCGGAGCATCATACGGTACATTAGCAATTACGCGAAGTATTCTTTTTTGCAGTACTAGAAGCTTCTGGATGTTAGATGCTGTGGTCTGTCCCCATACAAGGAAGCAATACGATACATAAGAATAAAAGAACGCATAGTACAGATTAAGCTTGGTTTTGGCgggtagaatatgtttattccgCGAAATTATCCCAATATATCTGGAAAGGGATAGGCACACTTTGCTTACGTGGGCGTCCCACGACATAGTAGCAGTAAATACCACTCCGAGTAATGTGAAGGTTTCCACGTACTCaatgggggcgttgtcgaaaTAGAGTGGTGGCACACTGCCTATATGCTGCCCCTTCGGATGGAACAATAAAGCTTTagtttttagtttatttttaatGAGTTCAAAGATGACCACTCAGATAATGATGACAAAACTGTATTTGCGCTGCTAGTTAGTTCTTTAATGCCAGGTGAGGACAAAAATAGactggtgtcgtcagcatatatgatGTATTTAACTAAATTACTGATGTTGCATACGTCATTAATATATATGTTGCATAGGAGTGGCCC
The genomic region above belongs to Amblyomma americanum isolate KBUSLIRL-KWMA chromosome 9, ASM5285725v1, whole genome shotgun sequence and contains:
- the LOC144104359 gene encoding uncharacterized protein LOC144104359; this translates as MSWDAHVSKVCLSLSRYIGIISRNKHILPAKTKLNLYYAFFYSYVSYCFLVWGQTTASNIQKLLVLQKRILRVIANVPYDAPTRPIYQQYRMIPVTRMFDYRFSSFYKKIIAEDDAFFSGIVTLTPHRTPYVTRQRMIYSLPRCRTNYGFSTLKYILPKYLNTPFYDTLHSMSVSAIRNVFSS